A window of the Lagopus muta isolate bLagMut1 chromosome 1, bLagMut1 primary, whole genome shotgun sequence genome harbors these coding sequences:
- the PTHLH gene encoding parathyroid hormone-related protein, translating into MMFTKLFQQWSFAVFLLSYSVPSYGRSVEGISRRLKRAVSEHQLLHDKGKSIQDLRRRIFLQNLIEGVNTAEIRATSEVSPNPKPATNTKNYPVRFGSEDEGRYLTQETNKSQTYKEQPLKVSGKKKKAKPGKRKEQEKKKRRARSAWLNSGMYGSNVTESPVLDNSITTHNHILRRR; encoded by the exons ATGATGTTCACGAAACTCTTTCAGCAGTGGAGTTTCGCGGTGTTTCTGCTGAGTTATTCTGTGCCCTCCTACGGAAGATCGGTAGAGGGGATCAGCCGCAGACT caaaCGGGCTGTATCAGAACACCAGCTACTGCATGACAAGGGCAAATCAATCCAAGACTTACGAAGAAGGATATTCCTTCAAAATTTAATTGAAGGTGTCAACACTGCAGAAATCCGTGCAACTTCAGAGGTCTCACCTAATCCTAAGCCTGCTACCAACACAAAGAACTACCCTGTCCGATTTGGCAGTGAAGATGAGGGCAGATACCTAACTCAGGAGACAAACAAATCACAGACCTATAAGGAGCAGCCCCTGAAGGtatcagggaagaaaaagaaagcgAAGCCTGGAAAACGTAAggaacaagagaagaaaaagaggcgAGCTCGCTCAGCTTGGCTAAATTCTGGCATGTATGGAAGCAATGTAACTGAGAGCCCAGTCTTGGACAACTCCATTACTACACATAATCATATTTTAAG